The Halobacterium litoreum genome includes a region encoding these proteins:
- a CDS encoding vWA domain-containing protein, which yields MNDDYTTLSRRQMLAALGGVGLASAGAGLGTSAYLNDTESFDANTVTAGRLDLKVDWEEHYSFPQLYGFDDPTVGLDVTRTEPTEPSAYVGLPDPENPMVWVREDDLAAYMDATAIESFPDPDGDGAQEMSTEDFEYVPCEDGADTGVHFDPSVEGALRTRNAGTYADGEVKPLVSLEDVKPGDFGEFTLSFHLCDNPGYVWLQAANVTESENGLTEPESEVDETPETPELAEQIQTAWWYDIDGNNVIDESVGEVDVMIAVDTSGSLSDDQVGELADAANTLASDLVADADARVGGLTFGGDDVGNFTALADSPVTFSGLSAGGNTPMPAALEIAAAELDANARPDAETFVVLLTDGGPNYANKTYAAGGFTVGGDYTGGDPGDSEIDDSEMDETAAIAADIREDHHILAVGINDNRAPTGREGEPGVPLLSTYLRDQIAGTMANYFSTTDPAAVTNVLDAILDVIATPEEVFRRGTLADDLAALSSGNGIPLDAGRSTAFDELADAPDDPARQCFQAGVNYFVGFAWWLPADVGNEVQSDGVGFDFGFYAEQCRNNDGSGPAA from the coding sequence ATGAACGACGACTACACCACGCTCTCGCGGCGGCAGATGCTCGCCGCGCTCGGGGGCGTCGGGCTGGCCTCTGCCGGTGCGGGACTCGGCACGTCGGCCTACCTCAACGACACCGAATCGTTCGACGCGAACACCGTCACCGCGGGGCGACTCGACCTCAAGGTCGACTGGGAGGAACACTACTCGTTCCCCCAACTGTACGGGTTCGACGACCCGACCGTCGGCCTCGACGTGACGCGCACCGAACCGACCGAACCGTCGGCGTACGTCGGCCTCCCGGACCCCGAGAACCCGATGGTGTGGGTCCGCGAGGACGACCTCGCGGCGTACATGGACGCCACCGCCATCGAGTCGTTCCCGGACCCGGACGGGGACGGCGCACAGGAGATGTCCACCGAGGACTTCGAGTACGTCCCCTGCGAGGACGGCGCGGACACCGGCGTTCACTTCGACCCGTCCGTCGAGGGCGCGCTCCGCACCCGGAACGCGGGCACCTACGCCGACGGCGAAGTGAAGCCGCTCGTCTCGCTGGAGGACGTGAAACCCGGCGACTTCGGGGAGTTCACGCTGAGTTTCCACCTCTGTGACAACCCCGGCTACGTGTGGCTGCAGGCCGCGAACGTCACCGAATCCGAGAACGGCCTCACCGAACCCGAGAGCGAGGTCGACGAGACGCCGGAGACCCCCGAACTCGCCGAGCAGATTCAGACCGCGTGGTGGTACGATATCGACGGCAACAACGTCATCGACGAGTCGGTCGGCGAAGTCGACGTGATGATAGCCGTCGACACCTCCGGGTCGCTGTCCGACGACCAGGTCGGCGAACTCGCGGACGCCGCGAACACGCTCGCGAGCGACCTCGTGGCCGACGCGGACGCCCGCGTCGGCGGCCTGACGTTCGGCGGCGACGACGTGGGCAACTTCACCGCGCTCGCGGACAGCCCCGTGACGTTCAGCGGTCTGTCGGCGGGCGGCAACACGCCGATGCCGGCGGCGCTCGAAATCGCCGCGGCGGAACTCGACGCGAACGCCCGCCCCGACGCGGAGACGTTCGTCGTGTTGCTCACGGACGGCGGCCCGAACTACGCGAACAAGACGTACGCCGCGGGCGGGTTCACCGTCGGCGGCGACTACACCGGCGGCGACCCCGGCGACTCCGAAATCGACGACAGCGAGATGGACGAGACGGCCGCCATCGCGGCCGACATCCGCGAGGACCACCACATTCTCGCGGTCGGCATCAACGACAACCGCGCACCGACCGGGCGCGAGGGCGAACCGGGCGTCCCCCTGCTGTCGACGTACCTCCGCGACCAGATTGCGGGGACGATGGCGAACTACTTCAGCACCACCGACCCCGCGGCCGTGACGAACGTCCTCGACGCGATTCTGGACGTCATCGCCACCCCCGAAGAGGTGTTCCGCCGCGGCACGCTCGCCGACGACCTCGCCGCGCTCTCCTCGGGCAACGGCATCCCGCTGGACGCCGGGCGCTCGACCGCCTTCGACGAACTCGCGGACGCCCCCGACGACCCTGCCCGCCAGTGCTTCCAGGCGGGCGTGAACTACTTCGTCGGGTTCGCGTGGTGGCTCCCCGCGGACGTCGGGAACGAGGTGCAAAGCGACGGCGTCGGCTTCGACTTCGGGTTCTACGCCGAGCAGTGCCGGAACAACGACGGCAGCGGTCCGGCGGCCTGA
- a CDS encoding VWA domain-containing protein yields MKDDQLHRLSRRRVLGGLGAIGLASAGAGLGTSAFLNDRESFEDAVLTAGTLDLLVDYHSYWDQGRAGSGQVTGTKDGSGTVSGTLTDVKPGDSGLLAFCPRIVDNPAYLWLCGELTSNDENGQTEPEANHSDDDTGGDPGAGMGELADSVVVDVDYCTVDVAASAPEDEFGPGDVSKVADVWEGTLADFLAAIQNGVPLDGDANTGDGAFLAPGEQACFAGGAEADNYCLCIDWEVPVSVGNEIQSDSLSFDLEFHAEQCRNNDGTRNPCADDAGPDCDPCELPGDVADSELVSVNSVDAASFPDVSLFVRVDTPAGNAGDLTAGDFEVCENGLAQSESVSFTSGSLADVVFVFDDTGSMGEEIAGAQAAITNFVDALTNDAGIDSRFALVSYKDTVELDQDFTDDQATIEAAIDDLSASGGSDGREDNFDALGVATRDIAADSGGMLSAYRPGAQKVVIDITDAPAQVDDPDAYDNDESRTDYVMSEVATLLDGFTYIAVSEDLSESSFFDDPGYADGDKEVLADMVDGSWFELPESDADEFSDLLTDEVAGLLSTTYTVSYTSCDADADPAERPILLAVDDPDEGTLYRNASLTVPT; encoded by the coding sequence ATGAAAGACGACCAACTACACCGCCTCTCCCGACGCCGCGTGCTCGGGGGGCTCGGGGCCATCGGCCTCGCGTCCGCCGGCGCCGGCCTCGGGACGAGCGCGTTCCTCAACGACCGCGAATCGTTCGAAGACGCCGTCCTCACCGCGGGCACCCTCGACCTGCTCGTTGACTACCACTCCTACTGGGACCAGGGCCGGGCCGGCTCCGGCCAGGTCACCGGGACGAAAGACGGGAGCGGCACCGTCAGCGGCACGCTCACCGACGTGAAGCCCGGAGACAGCGGCCTGCTCGCGTTCTGTCCGCGCATCGTTGACAACCCCGCGTACCTCTGGCTCTGTGGCGAACTCACGTCGAACGACGAGAACGGCCAGACCGAACCCGAGGCGAACCACTCCGACGACGACACCGGCGGCGACCCCGGCGCCGGGATGGGCGAACTCGCCGACAGCGTCGTCGTCGACGTGGACTACTGCACGGTCGACGTCGCGGCGTCCGCGCCCGAAGACGAGTTCGGCCCCGGCGACGTGTCGAAAGTCGCCGACGTGTGGGAGGGCACCCTCGCCGACTTCCTCGCCGCGATTCAAAACGGCGTCCCCCTCGACGGCGACGCGAACACCGGCGACGGCGCCTTCCTCGCGCCCGGCGAACAGGCGTGTTTCGCGGGCGGCGCGGAGGCGGACAACTACTGCCTCTGCATCGACTGGGAGGTCCCGGTCTCCGTCGGCAACGAGATTCAAAGCGACTCGCTTTCCTTCGACCTGGAGTTCCACGCCGAGCAGTGCCGGAACAACGACGGCACCCGGAACCCCTGCGCGGACGACGCCGGCCCCGACTGCGACCCCTGCGAACTCCCCGGCGACGTCGCCGACTCAGAACTCGTCTCCGTCAACAGCGTGGACGCCGCCTCGTTCCCCGACGTGTCGCTGTTCGTCCGCGTGGACACGCCCGCCGGGAACGCCGGCGACCTCACCGCCGGCGACTTCGAGGTCTGCGAGAACGGCCTCGCGCAGTCCGAGTCCGTCTCGTTCACCTCCGGGTCGCTCGCGGACGTGGTGTTCGTGTTCGACGACACCGGGAGCATGGGCGAGGAAATCGCGGGCGCGCAGGCCGCCATCACGAACTTCGTGGACGCGCTCACGAACGACGCCGGCATCGACTCGCGGTTCGCGCTCGTCTCCTACAAGGACACCGTCGAACTCGACCAGGACTTCACCGACGACCAGGCCACCATCGAGGCCGCCATCGACGACCTCTCCGCGAGCGGCGGGAGCGACGGCCGCGAGGACAACTTCGACGCGCTCGGCGTCGCCACCCGCGACATCGCCGCGGACTCCGGCGGGATGCTGTCGGCGTACCGCCCGGGCGCCCAGAAGGTCGTCATCGACATCACCGACGCGCCGGCGCAGGTCGACGACCCGGACGCCTACGACAACGACGAGTCCCGCACCGACTACGTGATGTCCGAGGTCGCAACGCTCCTCGACGGGTTCACGTACATCGCCGTCTCCGAGGACCTCTCGGAGTCCAGTTTCTTCGACGACCCCGGCTACGCGGACGGCGACAAGGAAGTGCTCGCCGACATGGTCGACGGGTCGTGGTTCGAACTCCCGGAGTCCGACGCCGACGAGTTCTCCGACCTGCTCACCGACGAGGTGGCGGGCCTGCTGTCCACCACGTACACCGTCTCGTACACGTCCTGTGACGCCGACGCCGACCCGGCCGAGCGCCCGATACTGCTCGCCGTCGACGACCCCGACGAGGGGACGCTGTACCGCAACGCCTCGCTGACGGTGCCGACGTAA
- a CDS encoding LbetaH domain-containing protein has protein sequence MSRRTLLRGLGAAGAASVGAATGVATHATLRDGEPFGTLAAESGTLDLDLATRSVADGDVTEFPTQDGPFPSSFASEPTATVDFGTVDPERGRESGHATLAFRVCGNPGRVWFRPVGSASGLADELHVELSHAATCGDPGATLYEGSLSGLFDALGDGVQLGAGCVRLGRVELEGGALVGPNDSLAVDDVPGALTFDGPDGPVEIEVTAGHFKDDGELRGVDLASPDAALCRVDVKGGGKQTGSRDGVETYRLDCADGATDLLAGTNPGGRPSGLSHFDVYACADGDCVGCEPACLELDWTLRNPREVAGESLTLDFELFARQCRHSDARNPWR, from the coding sequence GTGTCTCGGCGAACGCTCCTGCGCGGGCTGGGTGCCGCCGGCGCGGCGTCGGTCGGCGCGGCCACCGGCGTCGCCACGCACGCGACGCTCCGGGACGGCGAGCCGTTCGGCACGCTCGCCGCCGAATCCGGCACGCTCGACCTCGACCTCGCGACCCGGTCGGTCGCCGACGGCGACGTGACGGAGTTCCCGACTCAGGACGGCCCGTTCCCGTCGTCGTTCGCGAGCGAACCGACGGCGACAGTCGACTTCGGCACGGTCGACCCGGAGCGCGGCCGCGAGTCCGGGCACGCAACGCTCGCGTTCCGCGTTTGCGGGAATCCGGGCCGGGTGTGGTTCCGGCCGGTCGGCTCCGCCTCCGGTCTCGCCGACGAACTCCACGTCGAACTCTCGCACGCCGCGACCTGCGGCGACCCCGGCGCGACCCTCTACGAGGGGTCGCTGTCCGGCCTGTTCGACGCGCTCGGCGACGGCGTGCAACTCGGCGCCGGCTGCGTGCGTCTCGGGCGCGTCGAACTGGAAGGCGGCGCGCTCGTCGGCCCGAACGACTCCCTAGCCGTCGACGACGTGCCCGGCGCACTCACCTTCGACGGCCCGGACGGCCCGGTCGAAATCGAGGTGACTGCGGGCCACTTCAAGGACGACGGCGAACTCCGGGGCGTCGACCTCGCCTCCCCAGACGCCGCCCTCTGTCGCGTCGACGTGAAAGGCGGCGGGAAACAGACGGGAAGCCGGGACGGCGTCGAGACGTACCGCTTGGACTGCGCGGACGGCGCCACCGACCTGCTCGCCGGCACGAACCCCGGCGGCAGGCCGAGCGGCCTCAGCCACTTCGACGTGTACGCCTGCGCGGACGGCGACTGCGTCGGCTGCGAGCCGGCGTGTCTCGAACTCGACTGGACGCTCCGGAACCCGCGCGAGGTCGCGGGCGAGTCGCTGACTCTCGACTTCGAACTGTTCGCGCGGCAGTGCCGGCACAGCGACGCGAGGAACCCATGGCGCTGA
- a CDS encoding signal peptidase I, whose amino-acid sequence MNARTWARRAASVAVTLLAVVVVAAFVVQAAPGAVGAEESYVVLSGSMEPAISPGDAVVVRHVAPENVGAGDVITFQRAGESTPVTHRVVEVVERDGGLAFRTQGDANEDPDPTLVPADALVGEVWFAMPLVGHVVLFANTLLGRVLFVVVPLLAFGASELYAYATADDGDEDAGDPTPVSVGPAPESSADAGGVALSTTDLRLSSFVLGAFAAYSAYVAYTDPSPVAVAVVAATAVSLAFVAVVFVLGDAPDSRPTSARTDGGDSERGDADGS is encoded by the coding sequence GTGAACGCTCGCACGTGGGCGCGCCGCGCCGCCAGCGTCGCGGTCACGCTGCTCGCCGTGGTCGTCGTCGCGGCGTTCGTCGTGCAGGCCGCACCCGGCGCCGTCGGCGCCGAGGAGAGTTACGTCGTGCTCTCGGGGAGCATGGAGCCCGCAATCTCGCCCGGCGACGCCGTGGTCGTGCGCCACGTCGCCCCCGAGAACGTCGGCGCCGGCGACGTGATAACGTTCCAGCGCGCCGGCGAGTCGACACCCGTCACACACCGCGTCGTCGAGGTGGTCGAACGCGACGGCGGCCTCGCGTTCCGCACGCAGGGCGACGCCAACGAGGACCCCGACCCGACGCTCGTTCCCGCCGACGCGCTCGTCGGCGAAGTGTGGTTCGCGATGCCGCTCGTCGGCCACGTCGTCCTGTTCGCGAACACGCTCCTCGGTCGCGTGCTGTTCGTCGTCGTCCCCCTGCTCGCGTTCGGCGCCTCGGAACTGTACGCGTACGCGACGGCCGACGACGGCGACGAGGACGCCGGCGACCCGACTCCGGTGTCGGTCGGTCCCGCACCCGAGTCCTCGGCGGATGCAGGCGGCGTCGCCCTCTCCACGACCGACCTCCGGCTGAGTTCGTTCGTGCTCGGCGCGTTCGCCGCGTACAGCGCGTACGTCGCCTACACCGACCCGTCTCCGGTCGCCGTCGCGGTGGTCGCCGCGACAGCGGTGTCGCTCGCGTTCGTCGCGGTCGTGTTCGTCCTCGGCGACGCACCCGATTCGCGCCCGACCAGCGCGCGCACCGACGGCGGCGACAGCGAACGAGGTGACGCCGATGGCTCGTGA
- a CDS encoding helix-turn-helix transcriptional regulator codes for MNESDSPSTVLCAAAERYGLFEALRDGAMARADVEQALDVSRSTAHRVLREFEVQGVVERRDGAYRLTAFGDVVAAEAGRAVDTIGAAQRLSPLLEALTRADGAFDLSKFRSASVTTPTADDPYRPVRQFLAPASDADRIREFDPTVPEPAYQRALAERAGSDLTASILYPPSVVEYLEADGETMLEYARAGDCFDVRVAEVPAFRLVLGDERAYVGGYDDEGTHMRLVVDTDDRGAVEWASEFFDAKWADATPYGEYRDG; via the coding sequence ATGAACGAATCGGACAGTCCGTCGACCGTGCTGTGCGCGGCGGCCGAGCGGTACGGCCTGTTCGAGGCGCTCCGAGACGGCGCGATGGCGCGGGCCGACGTGGAGCAGGCACTCGACGTCTCCCGGTCGACTGCCCACCGCGTGCTGCGCGAGTTCGAGGTGCAGGGCGTCGTCGAGCGCCGCGACGGCGCGTACCGCTTGACCGCGTTCGGCGACGTCGTCGCCGCGGAGGCGGGCCGCGCCGTCGACACCATCGGCGCCGCCCAGCGCCTGTCGCCGCTGCTGGAGGCGCTGACCCGCGCGGACGGCGCCTTCGACCTGTCGAAGTTCCGTTCGGCGTCGGTCACCACGCCGACGGCGGACGACCCGTACCGCCCGGTGCGGCAGTTCCTCGCGCCCGCGTCGGACGCCGACCGCATCCGCGAGTTCGACCCGACCGTGCCGGAGCCGGCCTACCAGCGCGCGCTCGCGGAGCGCGCCGGCAGCGACCTGACGGCCTCGATTCTCTACCCGCCGTCGGTCGTGGAGTACCTCGAGGCGGACGGCGAGACGATGCTGGAGTACGCGCGCGCCGGCGACTGTTTCGACGTGCGCGTCGCGGAGGTGCCGGCGTTCCGACTCGTCCTCGGCGACGAACGCGCCTACGTCGGCGGCTACGACGACGAGGGGACACACATGCGGTTGGTGGTCGACACGGACGACCGGGGCGCCGTCGAGTGGGCGAGTGAGTTCTTCGACGCGAAGTGGGCCGACGCGACGCCCTACGGCGAGTACCGGGACGGCTGA
- a CDS encoding DUF7344 domain-containing protein produces MLEQRQQLERAEIHDVLSNDRRWQVLELLADESPRTLRTLADQIAAVEAGESPAPRQVRQSVYVTLHQNHLPKLDSLDIVRYDDVSKTVALGDRADDIDVYLEVVERGHLSWSEYYVGVVLVGLLATLASLLAVPAFVYLTPVTFAAGALLVLLVSLAAQIYQQGSPWTDRLRRDAGGD; encoded by the coding sequence ATGCTCGAACAACGCCAACAACTAGAGAGAGCCGAAATTCACGACGTACTGAGCAACGACCGCCGCTGGCAGGTCCTCGAACTGCTCGCGGACGAGAGTCCGCGGACGCTCCGGACGCTCGCCGACCAAATCGCCGCCGTCGAAGCCGGGGAGTCGCCCGCGCCCAGACAGGTCCGGCAGAGCGTCTACGTCACGCTCCACCAGAACCACCTGCCGAAACTCGACTCGCTGGACATCGTCCGGTACGACGACGTCTCCAAGACCGTCGCGCTCGGCGACCGCGCTGACGACATCGACGTCTACCTCGAAGTCGTCGAACGCGGCCACCTCTCGTGGAGCGAGTACTACGTCGGCGTCGTCCTCGTCGGCCTGCTCGCCACGCTCGCCAGCCTCCTCGCAGTCCCCGCGTTCGTCTACCTCACGCCGGTCACGTTCGCCGCCGGCGCGCTCCTCGTCCTCCTCGTCTCGCTCGCCGCACAGATCTACCAGCAGGGCAGCCCGTGGACCGACCGCCTCAGGCGGGACGCTGGCGGCGACTGA